One segment of Skermanella rosea DNA contains the following:
- a CDS encoding DSD1 family PLP-dependent enzyme: MTTADALDALPTPALILDEALMLRNVARLRGHLGSLGVALRPHLKTVKSVEAARRLLTDGNGPATVSTLKEAEAFSAAGVRDILYAVGIAPRKLGRVLALRSTGCDLGVVLDSPEQAAAVAEASRRAGDAVPALIEIDCDGHRSGLRPDDPAVIDIGRILEQGGATLRGVVTHAGESYGAVGSEALAAFAERERLAAVTAAAALRAAGLPCPVVSVGSTPTAHFARDLTGVTEVRAGVFALFDLVMAGIGVCSIDDIALSVLTTVIGHRRDRGWIIVDAGWMALSRDRGTAKQAVDQGYGVVCDVGGRVLGGLIVTEANQEHGIVAVRPGSAATLPELPVGTLLRILPNHACATAAQFDGYAVLPDGASQSIAHWPRFRGW; the protein is encoded by the coding sequence ATGACGACCGCCGATGCCCTCGACGCCCTGCCCACCCCGGCCCTCATCCTCGACGAAGCCCTCATGCTGCGGAACGTCGCCCGCCTGCGAGGCCATCTCGGTTCGCTCGGCGTGGCGCTGCGCCCCCACCTGAAGACGGTCAAATCGGTGGAAGCCGCCCGGCGGCTGCTGACGGACGGCAACGGCCCCGCCACCGTGTCCACCTTGAAGGAGGCGGAAGCCTTCTCGGCCGCCGGGGTCCGGGACATCCTCTACGCGGTCGGCATCGCGCCCCGGAAGCTGGGCCGGGTGCTGGCCCTGCGCTCCACCGGCTGCGATCTCGGCGTCGTGCTCGACTCGCCCGAGCAGGCGGCCGCCGTCGCCGAAGCATCCCGGCGCGCCGGCGATGCGGTTCCGGCCCTGATCGAGATCGACTGCGACGGCCACCGGTCCGGCCTGCGGCCCGACGATCCGGCCGTGATCGACATCGGCCGCATCCTGGAACAGGGAGGGGCAACCCTGCGCGGCGTGGTCACCCATGCCGGCGAAAGCTACGGCGCCGTCGGTTCCGAGGCCCTGGCGGCCTTCGCCGAACGGGAGCGGCTGGCCGCCGTCACCGCGGCGGCTGCGTTGCGGGCCGCCGGTCTGCCGTGCCCGGTGGTCAGCGTGGGATCTACCCCCACCGCTCATTTCGCCCGCGACCTGACCGGCGTCACCGAGGTGCGCGCCGGCGTGTTCGCCCTGTTCGACCTGGTGATGGCGGGGATCGGCGTCTGCTCGATCGACGACATCGCCCTGTCGGTACTGACCACGGTGATCGGGCACCGGCGCGACCGCGGCTGGATCATCGTCGATGCCGGCTGGATGGCGTTGTCACGTGACCGCGGGACGGCGAAGCAGGCGGTCGACCAGGGCTATGGCGTCGTCTGCGACGTCGGGGGCCGCGTGCTCGGCGGCCTGATCGTCACCGAGGCCAATCAGGAACATGGGATCGTCGCCGTCCGGCCGGGCAGCGCCGCCACGCTGCCGGAGCTGCCGGTCGGCACGCTGCTCCGAATCCTGCCCAACCATGCCTGCGCCACGGCTGCCCAGTTCGACGGCTACGCGGTCCTGCCGGACGGCGCCTCCCAATCCATAGCCCATTGGCCCCGCTTCCGCGGCTGGTGA
- a CDS encoding TylF/MycF/NovP-related O-methyltransferase: MIELDQFTRPSGPKRFDKPQYRLLMRLGLFHPARAVHRWFYRMRSQRCALAGKGLVPEESLTACYVDALRRLHDLNAGGFPGDYLEFGVCYGSSMACMHDALVRTGTGTVRLFGFDSFEGMPPEADYQDNQLWSSGQLKSSMRFARKLLDRRGVDWERTFLIKGWFRDTLVPDLIRRHRISHVGIIMIDCDIYTSARDALAFCEPMIADHAVVLFDDWHAGDLATQNLGEKRAFDEFLRRNPRMEATPLPAYSETSAVFLLSRIPPDGR, translated from the coding sequence ATGATCGAACTTGATCAGTTCACCCGGCCTTCAGGACCCAAACGTTTTGACAAGCCGCAATACCGGTTGCTGATGCGCCTCGGGCTGTTCCATCCCGCACGGGCGGTCCACAGATGGTTTTATCGCATGAGAAGCCAGCGGTGCGCGCTGGCTGGCAAGGGGCTGGTGCCTGAGGAGAGCCTCACCGCCTGCTATGTCGATGCACTCCGACGCCTGCATGATCTCAACGCCGGCGGGTTCCCAGGAGATTACCTGGAGTTCGGTGTCTGTTACGGATCCTCCATGGCCTGCATGCATGATGCCCTGGTGCGAACGGGAACCGGGACAGTCCGTCTCTTCGGCTTCGACAGCTTCGAGGGAATGCCGCCCGAAGCCGATTACCAGGACAACCAACTCTGGAGCAGCGGCCAGCTCAAATCATCGATGAGGTTCGCCCGAAAACTGCTCGACCGGCGCGGCGTGGACTGGGAACGGACGTTCCTGATCAAAGGCTGGTTCAGGGACACCCTGGTCCCCGACCTGATCCGCAGGCACCGGATCAGCCACGTCGGTATCATCATGATCGACTGCGACATCTATACCTCGGCCAGGGACGCGCTGGCATTCTGTGAACCGATGATTGCCGACCATGCGGTGGTCCTGTTCGACGATTGGCACGCAGGCGACCTGGCTACGCAGAACCTTGGGGAAAAACGCGCCTTCGACGAATTCCTCCGGCGGAATCCGCGGATGGAAGCGACGCCGCTGCCTGCCTACAGCGAAACCTCCGCCGTGTTCCTGCTCAGCAGGATACCCCCCGATGGCCGATGA
- a CDS encoding VOC family protein gives MKVTQHLWFDRDMEAAVRFYTSLIPGSRIEETSAIMADTPSGPAGSVRIVAFTLGDQNYMAIEAGPLDPFNHSFSIMVECDTQQEIDRLWDALKEGGSVEQCGWLKDRWGLSWQIAPKRLRELMGDPDPALVRRVTEAMLKMVKLEIGPLEAAARG, from the coding sequence ATGAAGGTTACACAGCATCTCTGGTTCGACAGGGACATGGAGGCGGCGGTCCGCTTCTACACGTCGTTGATCCCGGGTTCCCGGATCGAGGAAACCTCGGCGATCATGGCCGACACGCCGTCCGGTCCGGCCGGGAGCGTCAGGATCGTCGCTTTCACGCTCGGTGACCAGAACTACATGGCGATCGAAGCCGGGCCGCTGGATCCCTTCAACCACAGCTTCTCGATCATGGTGGAATGCGACACCCAGCAGGAAATCGACCGCCTCTGGGATGCCCTGAAGGAGGGCGGGTCCGTGGAGCAGTGCGGCTGGCTTAAGGACCGCTGGGGCTTATCGTGGCAGATCGCGCCGAAGCGGCTGCGCGAGCTGATGGGCGACCCTGACCCGGCCCTCGTCAGGAGGGTGACCGAGGCGATGCTCAAGATGGTCAAGCTGGAGATCGGCCCGCTGGAGGCGGCTGCGCGGGGCTGA
- a CDS encoding Crp/Fnr family transcriptional regulator, with protein MSQIKQSAVRNQLLAALPPADFGLLANSLTLVALPLRQTLFEADEPIGAAYFVETGMVSNLAYLVNGDAIEVGVTGSDGMVGTPLILGADTAPAGAVVQMEGTALRISAAALKQAFNESRALHARLLRYVQAFYTQVSQTAVCNGNHPLEERLARWLLMAHDRAEGDDFPMTHEFMAMMLGVRRAGVTVTAGTLKQAGMIGYSGGRMTILDRPALESASCECYGIVQRYSKQLLG; from the coding sequence ATGTCTCAGATCAAGCAATCCGCCGTGCGTAACCAGCTCCTGGCCGCCCTGCCGCCCGCCGACTTCGGGCTTCTGGCCAACTCCCTGACGCTTGTCGCCCTGCCTCTCAGGCAAACCCTCTTCGAAGCGGACGAGCCGATCGGGGCCGCCTACTTCGTCGAGACGGGCATGGTGTCGAACCTGGCCTATCTGGTGAACGGCGACGCCATCGAGGTCGGAGTCACCGGCTCCGACGGCATGGTCGGGACGCCGCTCATCCTTGGCGCTGACACCGCCCCTGCCGGGGCTGTGGTCCAGATGGAAGGCACGGCGCTGCGCATCAGCGCGGCGGCCCTGAAGCAGGCGTTCAACGAGAGCAGGGCGCTGCACGCCCGGCTGCTGCGCTACGTGCAGGCGTTCTACACCCAGGTCTCGCAAACGGCAGTGTGCAACGGCAACCACCCGCTCGAAGAGCGCCTGGCCCGCTGGCTGCTGATGGCGCATGACCGTGCCGAGGGCGACGATTTCCCGATGACCCACGAGTTCATGGCGATGATGCTGGGCGTCCGCCGGGCCGGCGTGACCGTCACCGCCGGCACCCTGAAGCAGGCCGGCATGATCGGCTATTCAGGTGGCCGCATGACCATCCTCGACCGACCGGCTCTGGAGAGCGCCTCCTGCGAGTGCTACGGCATCGTTCAGCGATATTCCAAACAATTGCTCGGGTAA
- a CDS encoding SGNH/GDSL hydrolase family protein, with amino-acid sequence MLLGGNAAQAAEGAAKRIMVYGDSNTWGYVPVESGPTTRYPEDVRWPGVLQAALGPDYEIIDEGLSARTTDVPDPTLPHISGAGLDGSAYLPAAIATHLPLDLVVIMLGTNDVKKMFNRSPLRIALGVGKLADIVTQTKGGVGTSYPAPKVLILCPPPLGTVAPPERAERFAGGVEKSKALPAHYEAIAKAAGADFLDVGKLTATDGVDGIHLSATAHKAIGNGVAEKVRTILK; translated from the coding sequence ATGCTGCTCGGCGGGAACGCCGCGCAGGCGGCCGAAGGGGCAGCCAAGCGCATCATGGTCTACGGCGATTCCAATACCTGGGGCTATGTCCCCGTCGAAAGCGGCCCGACCACCCGCTACCCCGAGGACGTCCGGTGGCCGGGTGTCCTCCAGGCGGCGCTCGGGCCGGATTACGAGATCATCGACGAAGGGCTGAGCGCCCGGACGACCGACGTGCCCGACCCGACGCTGCCGCACATTTCCGGGGCCGGTCTCGACGGGTCGGCCTATCTGCCGGCCGCGATCGCGACGCACCTGCCGCTCGATCTCGTCGTGATCATGCTCGGCACGAACGACGTGAAGAAGATGTTCAACCGGTCGCCCCTGCGGATCGCGCTCGGGGTGGGCAAGCTGGCCGACATCGTGACCCAGACCAAGGGCGGGGTCGGCACCTCCTATCCCGCTCCCAAGGTCCTGATCCTCTGCCCGCCCCCGCTCGGCACGGTGGCGCCGCCGGAGCGGGCCGAGAGGTTCGCGGGCGGGGTCGAGAAATCGAAGGCATTGCCGGCCCACTACGAGGCGATCGCGAAAGCGGCCGGGGCCGATTTCCTCGACGTCGGCAAGTTGACCGCGACCGACGGGGTGGACGGCATCCATCTGAGCGCGACCGCCCACAAGGCGATCGGCAATGGTGTTGCCGAGAAAGTCAGGACGATCCTGAAGTGA
- a CDS encoding TetR/AcrR family transcriptional regulator: MVRTARFSEKDFVDATTALVAEGGPAAATMQAIARRVGAPTGSIYHRFESRAAVIGMAWNTAYASFVGTLAPLLREGRPRDAALAILPWSRENGHRARFLLLNEPVTLFEDSPPPAPLRAALETLEDEFDGAFRACVAACGDGTVRDEELARAKFLIFDAPIAILRPHLSRGAAPPSFAERMIAELHAGMPVAVTQDAGMRPSRDAAALSPMIQDR; the protein is encoded by the coding sequence ATGGTCAGGACCGCACGCTTTTCCGAGAAAGACTTCGTCGACGCCACGACGGCCCTGGTGGCCGAGGGCGGCCCCGCTGCCGCCACCATGCAGGCGATCGCCCGGCGGGTGGGGGCGCCGACGGGGTCGATCTATCATCGCTTCGAGTCCCGCGCGGCCGTCATCGGCATGGCGTGGAACACGGCCTACGCTTCCTTCGTCGGGACCCTGGCTCCTCTGCTCCGCGAAGGCCGTCCGCGTGACGCGGCCCTGGCCATCCTGCCCTGGTCCAGGGAGAACGGGCACCGCGCCCGCTTCCTGCTCCTGAACGAGCCGGTCACCCTGTTCGAGGACAGCCCACCCCCGGCACCGCTGCGGGCGGCGCTCGAGACGCTGGAGGACGAGTTCGACGGCGCCTTCCGGGCCTGCGTCGCGGCGTGCGGGGATGGGACGGTCCGTGACGAGGAACTGGCGAGGGCCAAGTTCCTGATCTTCGACGCGCCCATCGCCATCCTCCGCCCCCACCTCTCCAGGGGCGCTGCGCCGCCGTCCTTCGCGGAGCGGATGATCGCCGAACTCCATGCCGGGATGCCCGTCGCCGTCACGCAGGACGCGGGCATGCGGCCGTCGCGTGACGCCGCCGCCCTCTCTCCCATGATCCAGGACCGCTGA
- the map gene encoding type I methionyl aminopeptidase, giving the protein MTRLAVHRGIKLHPAEDFAGMRAAGRLAASTLDMITDHVGAGITTAELDRLCHEYIVDHGATPASLGYRGYAHATCISLNHVVCHGIPGERRLAEGDILNIDLAVILDGWHGDSSRMYGVGKIGLRAQRLIDVTYEAMMRGIGAIRPGATVGDIGFAIQRCVEAERFTVVRDFCGHGLGRVYHDAPNVLNYGRIGEGPELRPGMFLTVEPMVNAGRPDVKILSDGWTAVSRDRCLSAQFEHSVGVTETGCEIFTLSPAQFTKPPYPSANRIAKSAGGGA; this is encoded by the coding sequence ATGACCCGTCTTGCTGTTCACCGAGGCATAAAGCTGCACCCTGCGGAGGATTTCGCCGGGATGCGGGCGGCCGGCCGGCTCGCCGCGTCCACCTTGGACATGATCACCGATCATGTCGGGGCGGGCATCACCACGGCGGAGCTTGACCGGCTCTGCCACGAATACATCGTCGACCATGGAGCCACGCCGGCCTCGCTGGGCTACCGCGGCTACGCCCATGCGACCTGCATCTCGCTCAACCACGTCGTCTGCCACGGCATTCCCGGCGAACGGAGGCTGGCGGAAGGCGACATCCTCAACATCGACCTGGCGGTGATCCTCGACGGGTGGCACGGGGACAGCAGCCGCATGTACGGGGTCGGCAAGATCGGCTTGCGCGCCCAGCGCCTTATCGACGTGACCTACGAGGCGATGATGCGCGGCATCGGGGCGATCCGGCCCGGCGCGACGGTCGGTGACATCGGCTTCGCCATCCAGCGGTGCGTGGAGGCGGAGCGCTTCACCGTCGTCCGTGACTTCTGTGGCCACGGCCTGGGGCGTGTTTACCACGACGCGCCGAACGTCCTGAACTACGGACGGATCGGGGAAGGCCCGGAACTGCGGCCGGGGATGTTCCTGACGGTCGAGCCGATGGTGAACGCGGGCCGGCCGGACGTGAAGATTCTCAGCGACGGGTGGACGGCCGTGAGCCGGGACCGGTGCCTCTCCGCCCAGTTCGAGCACAGCGTCGGCGTCACGGAGACCGGCTGCGAAATCTTCACCCTCTCGCCCGCGCAGTTCACCAAACCGCCCTACCCATCCGCCAACCGGATCGCGAAATCCGCCGGCGGCGGTGCGTAG